One segment of Methanothermobacter tenebrarum DNA contains the following:
- a CDS encoding zinc metalloprotease HtpX, which translates to MGRIGTWKLKLRMFLATIFLFAIIYVILMLIGSIMGFGGPLFYMLLGLGIILLQYLISPSIVEATMRVEYVSPEEAPRLHAMVEELAMKAGIPKPRVGIADIGIPNAFAFGRTKSDGRVCVTRGILRLLDEEELKAVLGHEISHIRHNDMIVMTLVSAIPLICYYIYISSIFSRDRDMSLIGLLALVAYLIGQLIVLFISRVREYYADYGSVEIGGQPHKLASALYKLVYGSAASEEDEIREVEGLKAFFVNDVSRATAEIEDLRQVDLDMNGTISEGELQQIKYRDVKIGAAARIMELLSTHPNMLKRIKRLSELT; encoded by the coding sequence ATGGGAAGGATAGGCACTTGGAAATTGAAACTTAGAATGTTTCTAGCTACGATATTCCTATTTGCTATAATCTATGTTATACTAATGTTGATAGGGTCCATCATGGGATTTGGAGGTCCACTATTCTACATGCTACTCGGCCTTGGCATCATATTATTACAATATCTTATTTCACCAAGTATAGTTGAGGCCACAATGCGTGTAGAATATGTTTCACCCGAGGAGGCCCCAAGACTGCATGCAATGGTGGAAGAACTCGCGATGAAAGCTGGCATACCCAAGCCGAGGGTGGGGATAGCTGATATAGGGATACCGAACGCCTTTGCGTTCGGGAGAACGAAATCTGATGGGCGAGTTTGCGTGACGCGTGGAATATTAAGGCTTTTGGACGAAGAAGAGCTTAAGGCTGTGTTAGGGCATGAAATATCCCATATAAGGCACAATGACATGATAGTCATGACCCTCGTAAGTGCAATACCCCTAATATGCTACTACATCTACATAAGTTCAATATTCAGCAGGGATAGGGACATGAGCCTAATAGGACTCCTAGCCCTCGTAGCCTACCTTATTGGACAACTTATAGTCCTATTCATTTCAAGGGTCCGTGAATACTATGCAGATTATGGTAGTGTTGAGATAGGAGGCCAACCACACAAACTGGCAAGCGCACTCTACAAGCTCGTATACGGGTCGGCGGCATCAGAAGAGGATGAAATAAGGGAAGTTGAAGGTTTAAAGGCTTTTTTCGTGAATGATGTTTCTCGTGCAACCGCTGAGATAGAGGATCTGCGCCAAGTAGACCTTGACATGAACGGGACCATAAGTGAAGGGGAACTACAACAGATAAAATACAGAGATGTGAAGATAGGTGCCGCTGCTAGGATAATGGAATTGCTTTCAACACACCCCAACATGTTAAAGAGGATAAAGAGACTCTCAGAGCTCACATAA
- a CDS encoding S24/S26 family peptidase: MRKSYILLLLLLVVAIGTGLYIHENKTVNIIIETDGTTVTVKTSTLFFTPTPAGMEEEIADYMESVINNPDSTVDSIKADVKNIASRYGYNDVNVQLKSQFGVDQLPMLARVKGNSMYPTLRDGQQLIVLKTKDFKVGDIVVAKHPEYGLIVKRVGKIEGDMVYLISDNKNVERVYTGTSIVILVPLNTWIHKSDIIGVVKEVM; this comes from the coding sequence ATGAGAAAATCATATATTCTATTACTACTATTATTGGTTGTTGCAATTGGAACAGGCCTATACATCCATGAGAATAAGACAGTGAACATAATCATAGAAACTGATGGTACTACAGTCACTGTTAAAACTTCCACACTATTTTTCACTCCAACACCAGCTGGCATGGAGGAAGAGATCGCAGATTACATGGAAAGTGTCATAAATAACCCTGATAGCACAGTAGATTCCATAAAAGCTGATGTGAAAAATATAGCCTCAAGGTATGGTTACAATGATGTTAATGTCCAGTTAAAATCACAATTCGGCGTCGACCAATTACCCATGCTTGCCCGGGTCAAAGGAAACTCAATGTATCCAACACTAAGGGATGGTCAACAATTAATAGTCCTAAAGACGAAAGATTTCAAAGTAGGGGATATCGTAGTGGCAAAACACCCAGAATATGGTCTGATCGTGAAAAGGGTGGGGAAAATAGAAGGGGACATGGTATATCTCATAAGTGACAATAAAAATGTTGAAAGAGTCTACACAGGAACATCCATAGTAATCCTGGTGCCATTGAACACATGGATTCACAAGTCAGATATCATAGGGGTTGTGAAAGAGGTTATGTGA
- the thpR gene encoding RNA 2',3'-cyclic phosphodiesterase, which produces MEKIRSFLAIDVDNTLKDKIIEVQKVIEGADAQVKFVEPENLHFTLKFFGQINNKMIEELSRIIEEKIGSYKPFKLKIEGMGVFPNKNYMRVIWLGAENPKEFSKIQKTLDDEFKKLGFKKEKNYIPHLTIARVKGGKNKDKLLEKIEELEDIQIGEMQIKELKLKKSELRPEGPKYTTIKTFKL; this is translated from the coding sequence ATGGAGAAAATAAGAAGCTTCCTTGCAATTGACGTGGACAACACACTCAAAGACAAAATAATAGAAGTCCAAAAAGTCATAGAAGGGGCTGACGCCCAAGTAAAATTCGTGGAACCAGAAAACTTACACTTCACCTTAAAATTTTTCGGCCAAATAAACAATAAGATGATAGAGGAACTTTCAAGGATAATCGAGGAAAAGATAGGATCATACAAACCATTTAAGCTTAAAATAGAAGGCATGGGGGTCTTCCCGAATAAAAATTATATGAGGGTAATCTGGCTAGGAGCCGAAAACCCCAAGGAATTCTCAAAAATCCAAAAAACACTCGACGATGAGTTCAAAAAATTAGGATTCAAGAAAGAGAAAAACTATATACCACACCTCACCATAGCCAGGGTCAAAGGGGGGAAAAACAAAGACAAACTACTGGAAAAGATAGAAGAACTTGAAGACATTCAAATAGGGGAAATGCAAATAAAAGAATTAAAACTTAAAAAAAGCGAACTCAGACCAGAAGGACCCAAATACACTACAATCAAAACATTCAAACTATAA
- the hmgA gene encoding hydroxymethylglutaryl-CoA reductase (NADPH), whose product MIKEEIIKGLKEGKIKLHEIEKYTSIEEAVELRRLFIERITGTKLKHISNYSINMEEAQKRNIENPIGTIQIPLGIAGPIKIRGEHAKGKFYIPLATSEGALVASVNRGCSAITKAGGATVRITEDKMTRAPVIRTESIQEALKVREWIQENFERLKEAAESTTRHGKLIKIDPILIVGPYLYPRFVFTTGDSMGMNMVTIATEEAMKLLTKETGAHLIALSGNACVDKKPAALNLIEGRGKSLTAEVKIPAKIVERILKTTPKAIQEVNLAKNFAGSAISGSMGFNAHYANIIGAIFLATGQDEAHITEGSLGITTAEEINGDLYFSVTLPDVPLATVGGGTRLETATECLEIMGVRGSGKVHKFAEIVAGAVLAGELSLMGALAAGHLARAHMRLGRGS is encoded by the coding sequence ATGATAAAAGAAGAGATAATAAAAGGACTAAAAGAAGGAAAAATAAAACTTCACGAAATCGAAAAATATACAAGCATAGAAGAAGCAGTGGAACTGAGAAGACTATTCATAGAAAGAATAACAGGAACAAAACTAAAACACATCTCCAATTATTCAATAAACATGGAAGAAGCCCAAAAAAGGAACATAGAAAATCCAATCGGCACAATACAAATACCACTAGGAATCGCAGGACCCATCAAAATCCGCGGAGAACATGCAAAAGGCAAATTTTATATTCCACTCGCAACATCAGAAGGAGCCCTCGTAGCATCAGTAAACAGAGGATGCTCAGCTATAACAAAAGCAGGAGGCGCAACAGTAAGGATAACAGAAGACAAGATGACAAGAGCCCCAGTAATCAGAACAGAATCAATACAAGAAGCGCTAAAAGTCAGAGAATGGATCCAAGAAAACTTCGAACGGCTAAAAGAAGCTGCCGAGTCAACAACACGCCACGGAAAACTGATAAAAATAGACCCAATACTCATAGTAGGCCCCTACCTCTACCCAAGATTCGTTTTCACAACAGGAGACAGCATGGGAATGAACATGGTAACAATAGCCACAGAAGAAGCCATGAAACTCCTAACCAAGGAAACAGGAGCCCACCTCATCGCCCTAAGTGGAAACGCATGCGTAGATAAAAAACCAGCAGCACTAAACCTCATAGAAGGCAGGGGAAAAAGCCTTACAGCAGAGGTGAAAATCCCAGCCAAGATAGTAGAAAGAATACTTAAAACAACACCAAAGGCGATACAAGAAGTCAACCTCGCGAAAAACTTCGCAGGATCGGCCATATCCGGGAGCATGGGATTCAACGCACACTATGCAAATATAATAGGGGCAATATTCTTGGCCACGGGACAAGACGAAGCACACATCACCGAAGGAAGCCTGGGCATCACAACAGCCGAAGAAATCAACGGAGATTTATACTTTTCAGTCACACTACCTGATGTTCCACTAGCCACTGTAGGTGGGGGAACAAGACTAGAAACCGCGACAGAATGCCTCGAGATAATGGGCGTCAGAGGGTCTGGTAAAGTCCACAAGTTCGCAGAGATAGTCGCCGGGGCCGTCCTAGCAGGTGAATTGTCATTAATGGGCGCCCTAGCAGCAGGACACCTTGCAAGGGCGCATATGAGATTAGGTAGAGGATCCTAA
- the aroD gene encoding type I 3-dehydroquinate dehydratase, which translates to MTLICAPIIEKNMEKIPEIATEYIERGADILELRIDAMKDPSKAKIRELASNIQYPFIATNRSPDEGGLFKGSEKERIELLVAAAEEAEYIDIELQTKKEELKKIIELPVKKIISYHNFHETPTLERLSRIVVEEKKMGEIAKIAVMPKTIKDTLTILELSSREDDLIAISMGELGKYTRIITPLFGSPITYATGGKPSAPGQLEIEKTRLILKELKPKE; encoded by the coding sequence TTGACTCTGATATGCGCGCCAATAATCGAAAAAAACATGGAAAAAATACCCGAAATCGCCACCGAATATATTGAAAGGGGTGCTGACATACTAGAACTTCGAATAGACGCCATGAAAGACCCATCAAAAGCCAAGATAAGGGAACTTGCAAGTAACATCCAATATCCCTTCATAGCCACCAACAGATCCCCGGATGAAGGTGGACTTTTCAAAGGCTCGGAGAAAGAGCGGATAGAATTACTAGTCGCGGCTGCAGAAGAAGCAGAATATATTGACATAGAATTACAGACCAAAAAAGAAGAACTCAAAAAAATCATAGAACTTCCAGTAAAGAAGATAATATCCTATCACAATTTCCATGAAACCCCCACCTTGGAAAGATTATCAAGGATTGTGGTAGAAGAAAAAAAGATGGGGGAAATAGCCAAGATAGCTGTGATGCCCAAGACAATAAAAGACACACTAACCATATTAGAATTATCATCTAGAGAGGATGATCTGATCGCAATATCAATGGGTGAACTCGGAAAATATACAAGGATCATCACACCATTATTCGGATCACCCATAACATATGCAACAGGTGGAAAACCCTCAGCACCAGGCCAATTAGAGATCGAGAAAACCCGACTAATACTTAAAGAACTAAAACCCAAGGAGTAG
- the sucD gene encoding succinate--CoA ligase subunit alpha, which produces MIILDENTRCLVQGITGKQGSFHTRQMLDYGTKIVAGVTPGKGGQELLGVKIYNSIEEAKEETDVNASIIFVPAPFAKDAAYEAIKHLDLVVIITEHIPVHDSMQIMEYAKRMETTVIGPNTPGIITPGVGKLGIMPGHIFREGDIGIVSRSGTLTYEFAHQITSAGMGQSTCIGIGGDPIIGLTFADVLKKFEEDKDTKAMLMIGEIGGDAEERAAEYIKEHISKPVMAFIAGRTAPPGKRMGHAGAIIERGAGTAESKIRALERADVQVAERPSDIPEMLKEL; this is translated from the coding sequence ATGATAATCTTAGATGAAAATACCAGATGCCTCGTACAAGGCATAACAGGAAAACAAGGATCATTCCACACCCGCCAAATGCTAGATTACGGTACAAAGATCGTGGCCGGTGTAACACCCGGCAAAGGAGGTCAAGAACTCCTAGGAGTTAAAATATACAATTCAATAGAAGAAGCCAAAGAAGAAACAGATGTCAACGCATCCATAATATTCGTACCAGCACCCTTCGCAAAAGACGCAGCCTACGAGGCCATAAAGCACCTAGACCTCGTAGTTATAATAACAGAGCACATACCAGTCCATGATTCAATGCAAATCATGGAATATGCTAAAAGAATGGAAACAACAGTCATAGGCCCTAATACGCCAGGTATAATCACCCCAGGAGTAGGTAAATTGGGTATAATGCCCGGGCACATCTTCCGAGAGGGTGACATTGGCATAGTTTCAAGGAGTGGAACATTAACCTACGAATTCGCCCACCAGATCACAAGCGCTGGTATGGGCCAGAGCACATGTATAGGTATTGGGGGCGACCCAATAATCGGCCTAACTTTCGCCGATGTCCTTAAAAAGTTTGAAGAGGATAAGGATACAAAGGCCATGCTCATGATAGGGGAAATCGGCGGGGACGCCGAAGAAAGAGCGGCAGAATACATAAAAGAGCACATATCAAAGCCTGTCATGGCATTCATAGCAGGTAGAACAGCCCCTCCGGGAAAAAGGATGGGACACGCAGGTGCAATCATAGAAAGGGGTGCTGGGACAGCTGAAAGCAAAATAAGAGCCCTAGAAAGAGCGGATGTACAAGTAGCTGAAAGGCCATCAGACATCCCAGAAATGTTAAAAGAACTATAA
- a CDS encoding class I SAM-dependent methyltransferase, producing MIKIVYDIGIYRKTLNDLIKEDDIVVEIGSHVGGSTRIIAEKTRKGRVIAVDKSPQAYEAMKKLQMEYPNLEFIQGDVRLQETLKKVHDHIRSCDVLAVDLGGGHHPDTTFKVYFIWSSTLKPRTSIIRNRGLLDFANSSKMEEDISSDMGWLESSSHGGVPPRLKEFKLWSEKLY from the coding sequence ATGATAAAGATAGTATATGATATCGGAATTTACAGAAAGACTCTCAACGATCTTATAAAAGAAGATGATATCGTAGTGGAGATAGGATCCCATGTAGGAGGGTCAACAAGGATAATAGCAGAAAAAACCCGGAAAGGGAGGGTTATAGCAGTTGACAAAAGCCCCCAAGCATATGAGGCTATGAAAAAACTTCAAATGGAATACCCCAACCTCGAATTCATCCAAGGAGACGTCAGACTCCAAGAAACCCTCAAAAAAGTCCACGATCATATAAGATCTTGTGACGTCTTGGCAGTGGACCTTGGGGGCGGCCATCATCCAGACACAACATTCAAAGTATATTTTATATGGTCATCAACACTAAAACCCAGAACCTCGATTATAAGGAACAGGGGACTCCTAGATTTCGCGAACTCTTCAAAAATGGAAGAGGATATCTCATCAGATATGGGCTGGCTAGAATCAAGCAGCCATGGGGGTGTGCCTCCAAGACTAAAAGAATTCAAGCTCTGGTCTGAAAAATTATATTAA
- a CDS encoding pantoate kinase has translation MKVEVFVPAHITGFFQIIEDSNPLKMGSRGAGVVINKGVRTKVKFSRSDKQRVIVDGVNDFITWKVLEILNESFELPSLKVYHELEVPIGCGFGVSGACALGTSLGISRLLELPLTVNGAASIAHRAEVELGTGLGDVIAELNGGICLRLREGAPGHGITDRIIHDPLYVVCKVFGELDTATVIKDPKSRDMINFIGSGMLKRLVSNPTPENFMGLSYEFAEKTKLLTRNVKEHFEIIEEEVIGASMAMLGDTIFALSKEPDTSLDNPIIAKIDSKGARFIQ, from the coding sequence ATGAAAGTTGAGGTATTTGTACCGGCTCATATAACAGGATTTTTCCAGATAATTGAGGATAGTAACCCGCTTAAGATGGGTTCTCGGGGTGCTGGTGTAGTTATAAACAAGGGGGTTCGGACCAAAGTCAAATTTTCAAGGAGTGACAAGCAAAGAGTAATTGTTGATGGTGTGAATGATTTTATAACTTGGAAAGTGTTGGAAATTCTTAATGAGAGTTTTGAATTGCCAAGTTTAAAGGTTTATCATGAACTTGAAGTTCCAATTGGTTGCGGTTTTGGCGTTTCCGGAGCTTGTGCCCTGGGAACTTCACTAGGAATATCAAGGTTATTAGAGCTTCCTTTAACTGTTAATGGTGCTGCTTCAATCGCTCATCGGGCCGAGGTCGAGCTTGGAACGGGTTTGGGTGATGTTATCGCGGAATTGAATGGGGGTATCTGTCTAAGATTGAGAGAGGGCGCTCCAGGCCATGGAATAACCGATAGGATAATCCATGACCCATTATATGTGGTCTGTAAGGTCTTCGGGGAACTTGACACAGCCACAGTAATTAAAGATCCTAAGAGTAGGGATATGATAAATTTTATAGGATCTGGGATGCTGAAAAGGCTGGTCTCTAATCCTACTCCAGAAAATTTTATGGGTTTGTCTTATGAGTTCGCAGAGAAAACAAAACTTTTAACAAGGAATGTGAAAGAACACTTTGAAATAATCGAAGAAGAGGTTATAGGGGCTTCAATGGCGATGCTCGGCGATACAATATTCGCTCTTTCAAAGGAACCTGATACGAGCTTGGATAATCCCATCATAGCAAAAATAGATTCTAAAGGCGCCAGGTTTATCCAATAG
- a CDS encoding 3-dehydroquinate synthase II — MKFAWIKTPETEWEEKKTLITTALESGIDHILDREDVERIHKLGNIKVIADDEDADIILVGVNGEGDGTFPLPSNLEDSKDLMAAKSLKRQGKPIAAYVEIKGKRYEELARLLGKTVDYLILVGKDWKIIPLENIIADLQGEDVKLVAAVADEKEAKTALETLEHGTDGVLIEPEDPSQIKKIAKLIEDIKMGYYELKPATITRLEPVGSGDRVCVDTCSIMDIGEGMLVGSYSQGLFLVHSESLESEYVESRPFRVNAGPVHAYVMTPDHKTKYLSELEAGDEVLVVDKDGKTRPAIVGRVKIEKRPLLLVEAEYEGMKLRTLLQNAETIRLVSEKGEPVSVSELKEGDKVLVYVEEAARHFGMAIKEAIIEK, encoded by the coding sequence ATGAAATTTGCTTGGATAAAAACACCAGAAACTGAATGGGAAGAGAAAAAAACCTTAATAACAACTGCACTTGAATCTGGCATAGACCATATACTAGACAGGGAGGACGTCGAGAGGATACACAAACTTGGAAACATAAAAGTCATAGCTGATGACGAAGACGCTGACATCATATTAGTAGGGGTTAATGGTGAAGGAGACGGCACATTCCCACTACCCAGCAACCTAGAAGATTCAAAGGATCTCATGGCAGCGAAAAGCCTTAAAAGACAGGGCAAACCCATAGCAGCCTATGTGGAGATAAAGGGTAAAAGGTATGAAGAACTTGCAAGACTCCTCGGCAAGACAGTAGACTACCTCATCCTAGTAGGAAAAGACTGGAAGATAATACCCCTCGAGAATATAATAGCAGACCTCCAAGGAGAAGATGTTAAACTAGTAGCCGCAGTGGCAGATGAAAAAGAAGCAAAAACAGCCCTAGAGACACTGGAACATGGAACCGATGGTGTTCTCATAGAACCGGAAGATCCATCACAAATAAAGAAGATAGCGAAACTGATCGAAGATATAAAGATGGGCTACTATGAACTCAAACCAGCCACTATAACAAGACTAGAACCCGTGGGCTCAGGTGACAGAGTCTGCGTAGACACTTGCTCAATAATGGACATTGGAGAAGGGATGCTTGTAGGCTCATATTCCCAGGGACTATTCCTAGTTCACAGCGAATCCCTAGAAAGCGAATACGTGGAATCAAGACCATTCAGGGTTAACGCGGGCCCAGTACATGCGTATGTGATGACACCAGACCATAAGACCAAGTATCTTTCAGAACTTGAGGCAGGAGATGAGGTTTTAGTTGTTGACAAGGATGGTAAGACAAGACCGGCTATAGTTGGCAGGGTTAAAATCGAAAAAAGGCCCTTGCTCCTTGTGGAGGCAGAATATGAGGGCATGAAACTAAGAACACTATTACAGAACGCCGAGACAATACGCCTAGTCAGTGAAAAAGGCGAGCCGGTGTCGGTCTCAGAGTTAAAAGAGGGCGATAAAGTACTGGTATATGTTGAGGAGGCCGCAAGACATTTTGGAATGGCCATAAAAGAGGCTATAATAGAAAAGTAG
- a CDS encoding 2-amino-3,7-dideoxy-D-threo-hept-6-ulosonate synthase — protein MIGKIIRMERIINRETGRTVIVPMDHGVSIGPVPGLLDMTKIIDQVATGGANAVLIHKGIVVTGHRGYGRDIGLIVHLSASTSLGPDPNNKVLVTSVEKALKLGADAVSVHVNVGSETEPEMLIKLGTVAETCDEWGMPLIAMMYPRGKKIEDEHDPEVVKLAARAGAELGADIIKTNYTGDPDTFKEVVEGCPVPVVIAGGPKVETEEELLQMVKDSVEAGGAGVAIGRNIFQAESPENMTRAIAAIVHDEIDVEEALKML, from the coding sequence ATGATAGGTAAAATAATTAGAATGGAGAGAATAATAAACCGTGAAACAGGCAGAACGGTCATAGTACCGATGGACCACGGAGTCTCCATAGGCCCAGTCCCCGGCCTATTGGACATGACCAAGATAATAGACCAGGTAGCTACAGGAGGAGCCAACGCAGTTCTAATACATAAGGGGATAGTTGTAACGGGACATAGAGGATACGGGAGAGATATAGGCTTAATAGTCCACCTTTCAGCCAGCACAAGCCTAGGACCAGACCCAAACAATAAAGTCCTCGTAACATCAGTAGAAAAAGCCCTGAAACTCGGAGCAGACGCAGTATCCGTGCACGTAAACGTAGGATCCGAAACAGAACCTGAAATGCTAATAAAACTCGGGACAGTAGCAGAAACTTGCGACGAATGGGGAATGCCACTTATAGCAATGATGTACCCAAGAGGCAAAAAAATAGAAGACGAACACGACCCAGAAGTCGTTAAACTCGCGGCAAGAGCCGGGGCAGAACTAGGAGCAGATATAATAAAAACAAATTACACAGGAGACCCAGACACGTTCAAAGAAGTTGTAGAAGGATGCCCAGTGCCAGTAGTCATAGCGGGAGGACCCAAAGTCGAAACAGAAGAAGAACTCCTACAAATGGTCAAAGATTCAGTAGAAGCCGGAGGGGCGGGAGTAGCCATCGGAAGGAACATATTCCAGGCAGAATCCCCAGAAAACATGACAAGGGCCATAGCAGCCATAGTACACGATGAAATAGATGTTGAAGAAGCGCTCAAAATGTTATAA
- a CDS encoding HPr kinase/phosphorylase: MEIISPQEKDSRLDELAEKVYFERKANIHGACVKLLTDNKSFKEEWEDNFKFMNEDIRPHAKVFTVEDGGPLRVFYEPLSKTSIILNCDYYGWVKSIALATIADFFEDYHSEHRRYSVHGSAVDCQGQALAIIGPPGTGKTTLTYGLLLDHRYSYVSDDWFFTRIFENGIMVYSSEKNSYIRDDIADSWSEYKALIAEVSLDEKKRGIADVNRLFNGRIRESSNLGVIVLLERDFNHEPFRRLTSREALNYMKKNDFCNPHQLIRDDRKYRLRLKFFKEIFHETEVYLLNTIEKPKESLERIKNIL; this comes from the coding sequence GTGGAGATTATAAGCCCCCAAGAGAAGGATAGTAGGCTTGATGAGCTTGCAGAGAAGGTATACTTTGAGAGGAAGGCTAACATTCATGGCGCTTGTGTCAAACTTTTAACGGATAATAAAAGTTTCAAGGAGGAGTGGGAGGACAATTTCAAGTTCATGAACGAGGATATAAGGCCACATGCCAAGGTCTTCACTGTGGAGGATGGCGGACCCCTTAGGGTATTCTATGAACCACTATCTAAGACTAGTATAATCCTCAACTGCGACTATTATGGTTGGGTTAAGAGCATAGCACTTGCCACGATCGCAGACTTCTTCGAAGATTACCATTCAGAACATAGGAGATATTCCGTCCATGGTTCAGCTGTTGACTGCCAAGGACAAGCCCTGGCGATCATAGGACCCCCAGGGACTGGGAAAACAACACTCACTTATGGTCTCCTGTTAGATCATAGGTATAGTTATGTTTCTGATGACTGGTTTTTCACACGCATATTTGAGAATGGTATAATGGTATACTCTTCAGAGAAGAACTCTTATATACGTGATGATATAGCAGATTCTTGGAGTGAATACAAGGCCCTTATAGCAGAGGTGAGCCTAGACGAGAAGAAGAGGGGTATTGCTGATGTTAACAGATTATTCAATGGTAGGATCAGGGAATCATCCAATCTTGGGGTTATAGTACTCCTTGAAAGGGATTTTAATCATGAACCGTTTAGGAGGCTTACAAGCAGAGAAGCCCTCAATTATATGAAAAAGAATGACTTCTGCAACCCACACCAACTTATAAGGGATGATAGGAAATATAGGCTCAGATTAAAATTTTTCAAGGAAATATTCCATGAAACAGAAGTCTACCTACTCAACACTATAGAAAAGCCAAAGGAAAGCTTGGAGAGGATAAAAAACATACTATGA
- a CDS encoding histidinol phosphate phosphatase domain-containing protein produces MNGRIDLHTHSLLSDGELLPSEIARRACVLGHEAVAITDHIDASNINTIEYLIDAVSDVNENWNIQVIPGAEITHAPIEIIDKLASKARQLGAEIIVVHGETIVEPVVEGTNRAALESSEVDILAHPGLISYEEAEMAKDNDIALEITARSGHCLANGHVASVAMEVGASLVINTDTHHPNDLIDYNMAYQIGLGAGIPEKELKEILEDNPQSILRKNRIKV; encoded by the coding sequence ATCAATGGTAGGATAGATTTACACACCCATAGTCTGTTGAGTGATGGTGAACTTTTACCATCAGAGATTGCTAGACGCGCCTGCGTACTCGGACATGAGGCAGTGGCCATAACAGACCATATAGACGCATCTAACATAAACACTATAGAATACCTTATAGATGCTGTCTCTGACGTAAATGAAAACTGGAATATCCAGGTGATCCCAGGGGCAGAGATTACACATGCACCTATAGAGATAATAGACAAATTGGCATCAAAGGCTAGGCAATTAGGGGCTGAAATTATAGTAGTCCATGGTGAAACAATAGTAGAACCTGTAGTAGAAGGAACCAACCGAGCAGCTCTAGAATCTTCCGAGGTTGATATACTAGCCCACCCTGGCCTTATAAGCTATGAAGAGGCTGAAATGGCTAAGGATAATGATATAGCCTTGGAGATAACCGCAAGGAGTGGGCATTGTCTGGCTAATGGCCATGTTGCATCTGTTGCAATGGAGGTAGGGGCTTCCCTTGTGATAAACACTGACACACACCACCCTAATGACCTTATAGACTATAATATGGCATACCAGATAGGTCTTGGCGCTGGAATCCCCGAAAAAGAACTTAAAGAGATCCTAGAAGATAATCCCCAGAGTATACTCAGAAAGAATAGGATAAAAGTCTAA
- a CDS encoding TIGR00267 family protein produces MGLREFIHEYLSMSRYIALGTLDGILAVMGVTLTASGVAGIGGVEIENYLIGITGLSGGIALAMSNAFGSFIGERAEETRTMRELEKKMIMEKGSLNDTIIHQQAKRRIYMSMFTHGFSSFLGAFVPTIPFFFIGDRITATILTILLSMIALVVLGIYLGIISRENIFKTSIEIVAIGLMITFISIFLGGSH; encoded by the coding sequence ATGGGTTTGAGGGAATTCATCCATGAATATCTTAGCATGAGTAGATATATCGCACTAGGAACACTCGATGGGATACTAGCTGTTATGGGTGTTACACTAACGGCCAGTGGCGTTGCAGGCATAGGCGGAGTTGAAATAGAAAATTATCTTATTGGTATTACAGGATTAAGTGGGGGCATAGCCCTTGCAATGTCCAACGCCTTTGGTTCTTTCATCGGTGAAAGAGCCGAGGAAACCCGTACAATGAGAGAACTTGAAAAGAAGATGATAATGGAAAAAGGCAGCCTAAACGACACGATAATACACCAACAAGCCAAAAGGAGGATATATATGAGCATGTTCACCCATGGATTCTCAAGTTTCCTCGGCGCATTCGTACCCACCATACCATTCTTCTTCATAGGAGATAGGATAACAGCCACAATACTCACAATACTACTGTCTATGATAGCATTAGTTGTACTCGGGATCTACCTTGGGATAATATCAAGGGAGAACATCTTCAAAACTAGTATAGAGATTGTAGCCATAGGCCTTATGATAACTTTTATAAGCATATTCCTTGGAGGTTCACACTAG